One region of Triticum aestivum cultivar Chinese Spring chromosome 6B, IWGSC CS RefSeq v2.1, whole genome shotgun sequence genomic DNA includes:
- the LOC123133136 gene encoding extradiol ring-cleavage dioxygenase: protein MAMDTFYISHGSPTLSIDDSLPARHFLKSWEPAGLAGPQPPRAILIVSGHWETDTPAVNVIRGTNDTIYDFYGFPDQMYKLVYPAPGAPDVAMRTKKLLEDAGFGPVSEDHGRGLDHGAWVPLMLMYPEANIPVCQLSVQTDRDGTYHYDLGRALAPLRDDGVLIVGSGSATHNLGRILRTFAPTSGEPVPEWAAEFDAWLRESLLNGRHDDVKRYEETAPFAKVAHPRPDHLYPLHVALGAAGPEAKAELIHRSWSNATLSYASYRFTTKQQDKLMEPPCDGATPALVCD, encoded by the exons ATGGCCATGGACACGTTCTACATCTCCCACGGCTCGCCCACGCTCTCCATCGACGACTCGCTGCCAGCGCGCCACTTCCTCAAGTCGTGGGAGCCGGCCGGTCTCGCCGGCCCGCAGCCGCCTCGCGCCATCCTGATCGTGTCCGGCCACTGGGAGACGGACACCCCGGCTGTCAACGTCATCCGTGGCACCAACGACACCATCTACGACTTCTATGGCTTCCCCGACCAGATGTACAAG CTGGTGTACCCTGCGCCGGGCGCGCCGGACGTGGCCATGAGGACCAAGAAGCTCCTGGAGGACGCCGGGTTCGGGCCGGTGAGCGAGGACCACGGCCGCGGGCTCGACCACGGCGCGTGGGTGCCGCTGATGCTCATGTACCCGGAGGCCAACATCCCGGTGTGCCAGCTCTCCGTGCAGACGGACCGCGACGGCACGTACCACTACGACCTCGGCAGGGCGCTGGCGCCGCTCCGGGACGACGGCGTGCTCATTGTCGGCTCCGGCAGCGCCACGCACAACCTAGGCCGGATCCTGCGGACGTTCGCGCCCACCAGCGGCGAGCCCGTGCCGGAGTGGGCGGCTGAGTTCGACGCCTGGCTCAGGGAGTCTTTACTCAACGGACGGCACGACGACGTGAAGCGGTACGAGGAGACGGCGCCGTTCGCCAAGGTGGCGCACCCGCGGCCGGACCACTTGTACCCGCTGCACGTCGCGCTCGGTGCGGCCGGGCCGGAGGCCAAAGCGGAGCTCATCCACCGCAGCTGGTCCAACGCCACGCTCTCCTACGCGTCCTACCGGTTCACCACCAAGCAGCAAGATAAACTGATGGAGCCACCGTGTGACGGCGCTACCCCTGCTCTTGTATGCGACTAA
- the LOC123133137 gene encoding flavonoid 3'-monooxygenase CYP75B4-like: MEIPLPLLLSTFAISVTICYVIFFFFHADKGRAPLPPGPRGWPVLGNLPQLGGKTHRTLHEMTRLYGPMLRLRFGSSLVVVAGSADVAKQFLRTHDAKFSSRPPNSGGEHMAYNYQDVVFAPYGPRWRAMRKVCAVNLFSSRALDDLRGFREREAALMVRCLADSAATGGAVALAKAANVCTTNALSRATVGLRVFATAGSELGAEDFNEIVLKLIEVGGVLNVGDFVPALRWLDPQGVVAKMKKLHRRFDDMMNRIIAERRAGAIATKAGEEGGKDLLCLLLAMVQEDKSLTGGSEEDRMTDTDVKALILNLFVAGTDTTSITVEWAMAELIRHPDILKQAQKELDAVIGRDRLVLESDLPRLNFLNAIIKETFRLHPSTPLSLPRMATEECEVAGYRIPKGTELLVNVWGIARDPALWTDPLEFRPARFLPGGSHADIDIKGGDFGLIPFGAGRRICAGLSWGIRMVAVTTATLVHSFDWELPAGQMPDMEETFSLLLQLAVPLMVHPVPRLLPSAYQIA; the protein is encoded by the exons ATGGAAATCCCTCTCCCGTTGCTTCTCTCCACTTTTGCCATTTCCGTGACCATATGctatgtcatcttcttcttcttccacgccGACAAGGGGCGTGCGCCGCTGCCGCCCGGGCCAAGGGGCTGGCCGGTGCTGGGAAACCTCCCGCAGCTCGGCGGCAAGACGCACCGGACCTTGCACGAGATGACAAGGTTGTACGGCCCGATGCTCCGGCTCCGCTTCGGCAGCTCTCTCGTGGTGGTGGCCGGATCAGCCGACGTGGCCAAGCAGTTCCTCCGCACCCACGACGCCAAGTTCAGCAGCCGGCCGCCCAACTCCGGGGGCGAGCACATGGCGTACAACTACCAGGACGTGGTGTTCGCGCCCTACGGCCCCCGATGGCGCGCCATGCGCAAGGTGTGCGCCGTGAACCTCTTCTCGTCACGCGCGCTTGACGACCTCCGCGGCTTCCGCGAGCGGGAGGCCGCACTCATGGTGAGGTGCCTCGCGGATTCTGCTGCGACCGGCGGGGCGGTGGCGCTCGCCAAGGCGGCGAACGTGTGCACGACCAACGCCCTCTCGCGGGCCACGGTGGGGCTCCGGGTGTTTGCCACCGCTGGCAGCGAGCTTGGCGCTGAGGACTTCaatgagatcgtgctaaagctgATAGAGGTGGGCGGGGTTCTCAACGTCGGGGACTTCGTGCCGGCGCTCCGGTGGCTCGACCCACAGGGGGTTGTTGCCAAGATGAAGAAACTGCACCGCAGATTCGACGACATGATGAACAGGATAATCGCCGAGAGAAGGGCCGGTGCTATTGCTACCAAGGCCGGCGAGGAGGGCGGTAAGGACCTGCTTTGCTTGTTGCTCGCAATGGTGCAGGAAGACAAGTCCCTCACCGGCGGCTCCGAGGAGGACAGGATGACAGACACAGACGTCAAGGCGCTTATACTG AACTTGTTTGTGGCTGGCACAGACACGACATCGATCACAGTGGAGTGGGCGATGGCGGAGCTGATCAGGCACCCAGATATCCTGAAGCAGGCCCAGAAAGAGCTGGACGCCGTCATTGGCCGTGACAGGCTCGTCTTGGAGTCGGACCTGCCGCGCCTCAACTTCCTCAACGCGATCATCAAGGAGACCTTCCGGCTGCACCCATCGACACCGCTCTCGCTGCCGCGGATGGCCACCGAGGAGTGCGAGGTTGCCGGCTACCGCATCCCCAAGGGAACGGAGCTTCTAGTGAACGTGTGGGGAATCGCCCGCGACCCGGCCCTATGGACGGACCCGCTGGAGTTCCGGCCAGCCCGGTTCCTTCCCGGAGGGTCGCACGCGGACATCGACATCAAGGGAGGTGACTTCGGGCTGATACCGTTCGGGGCTGGCCGGAGGATATGCGCAGGCCTCAGCTGGGGCATTAGGATGGTCGCCGTGACGACCGCCACGCTGGTGCACTCGTTCGACTGGGAGCTTCCGGCAGGCCAGATGCCGGACATGGAGGAGACATTTTCTCTGCTGCTGCAGCTGGCCGTGCCATTGATGGTCCACCCGGTGCCTAGGCTGCTCCCATCGGCATACCAAATCGCATAG